One Drosophila santomea strain STO CAGO 1482 chromosome X, Prin_Dsan_1.1, whole genome shotgun sequence DNA segment encodes these proteins:
- the LOC120455392 gene encoding apoptosis-inducing factor 3 isoform X3 has translation MSAEESSPDSEYTSAVLVDCRVTDLKENEMKQVDFDEDTRVLLVKQNDRLLAVGAKCTHYGAPLQTGALGLGRVRCPWHGACFNLENGDIEDFPGLDSLPCYRVEVGNEGQVLLRAKRSDLVNNKRLKNMVRRKPDDQRVFIVVGGGPSGAVAVETIRQEGFTGRLIFVCREDYLPYDRVKISKAMNLEIEQLRFRDEEFYKEYDIELWQGVAAEKLDTAQKELHCSNGYVVKYDKIYLATGCSAFRPPIPGVNLVNVHTVRELADTKAILASITPESRVVCLGSSFIALEAAAGLVSKVQSVTVVGRENVPLKAAFGAEIGQRVLQLFEDNKVIMRMESGIAEIVGNEDGKVSEVVLVDETRLPCDLLILGTGSKLNTQFLAKSGVKVNRNGSVDVTDFLESNVPDVYVGGDIANAHIHGLAHDRVNIGHYQLAQYHGRVAAINMCGGVKKLEAVPFFFTLIFGKGIRYAGHGSYKDVIIDGSMEDFKFVAYFINEADTVTAVASCGRDPIVAQFAELISQGKCLGRGQIEDPATRENWTKKLGEPLPQVR, from the coding sequence ATGTCGGCGGAAGAGTCTTCACCGGATTCGGAGTACACCAGTGCGGTGCTCGTGGACTGCAGAGTTACGGATCTGAAGGAGAACGAGATGAAGCAAGTGGACTTCGATGAGGACACCCGCGTGCTGCTTGTGAAGCAGAATGATCGTCTGCTGGCCGTGGGTGCAAAGTGCACCCACTACGGAGCTCCGCTTCAGACTGGAGCCTTGGGTTTGGGTCGTGTCCGCTGTCCTTGGCACGGCGCCTGCTTCAACCTGGAAAACGGAGACATTGAGGATTTCCCCGGTCTCGATTCCCTGCCGTGTTATCGCGTGGAGGTGGGTAACGAGGGTCAGGTGTTGCTCCGTGCCAAGCGTTCGGATCTGGTCAACAACAAGCGACTCAAGAACATGGTCCGCCGCAAGCCCGACGATCAGCGAGTGTTCATCGTGGTTGGCGGTGGTCCCTCGGGCGCCGTGGCCGTGGAAACCATTCGACAGGAGGGTTTTACCGGGCGCCTGATCTTCGTGTGCCGCGAGGACTATCTGCCCTACGATCGCGTTAAGATCTCCAAGGCCATGAACCTTGAGATCGAGCAGCTGCGGTTCCGCGACGAGGAGTTCTACAAGGAGTACGATATCGAACTGTGGCAAGGAGTCGCCGCCGAGAAACTGGATACAGCTCAAAAGGAGCTGCACTGCAGCAATGGCTATGTGGTGAAGTACGACAAAATCTACCTGGCCACCGGCTGCTCCGCCTTCCGGCCGCCTATTCCGGGTGTTAATTTGGTGAACGTCCACACTGTCCGTGAGTTGGCGGATACGAAGGCAATATTGGCATCGATCACCCCGGAGTCCCGTGTCGTCTGTCTAGGATCCAGCTTCATCGCCCTGGAGGCAGCCGCTGGGTTGGTCTCCAAAGTGCAAAGCGTCACGGTTGTGGGTCGTGAAAATGTTCCACTAAAGGCCGCTTTCGGGGCGGAGATTGGTCAGAGGGTGCTCCAGCTGTTCGAGGACAACAAGGTCATCATGCGCATGGAGAGCGGCATCGCCGAGATTGTTGGCAACGAAGACGGCAAGGTATCAgaggtggtgctggtggaTGAGACGCGTCTGCCTTGCGATTTGCTAATCCTAGGCACTGGCTCCAAGCTGAACACCCAATTCCTGGCCAAGTCGGGCGTAAAGGTAAATCGTAACGGATCCGTGGACGTCACAGATTTCCTGGAGTCCAACGTGCCCGATGTCTATGTGGGCGGTGACATAGCCAACGCCCACATCCACGGACTGGCCCACGATCGCGTTAATATCGGGCATTACCAGTTGGCTCAATATCACGGACGAGTGGCGGCCATCAACATGTGCGGCGGCGTAAAGAAGCTGGAGGCCGTGCCCTTCTTTTTCACCCTCATCTTCGGCAAGGGCATCCGGTATGCCGGCCATGGATCGTACAAGGATGTGATCATCGACGGTAGCATGGAGGACTTTAAGTTCGTTGCCTACTTCATCAACGAGGCGGATACGGTGACAGCCGTGGCTTCGTGCGGCCGGGATCCGATTGTGGCCCAGTTTGCCGAGCTCATCTCGCAGGGCAAGTGCCTCGGTCGTGGCCAGATCGAAGACCCGGCCACCCGTGAGAACTGGACTAAGAAGCTCGGCGAGCCGTTGCCCCAAGTTCGCTAA